In one Gracilinanus agilis isolate LMUSP501 chromosome 6, AgileGrace, whole genome shotgun sequence genomic region, the following are encoded:
- the WDR1 gene encoding WD repeat-containing protein 1 isoform X2 — MPYEIKKVFASLPQVERGVSKIIGGDPKGNNFLYTNGKCVIIRNIDDHSRFVNCVRFSPDGNKFATASADGQIYIYDGKTGEKVCALGGSKAHDGGIYAISWSPDSSHLLSASGDKTAKVWDIGANSVVNTFNMGSNVLDQQLGCLWQKDHLISVSLSGYINYLDKNNPNKPLRVIKGHSKSIQCLTVHKNDGKSYIYSGSHDGHINYWDSETGENDSFAGKGHTNQVSRMTVDEADQLVSCSMDDTVRYTNLIQRDYSGQSVVKLDIQPKCVAVGPGGYAVVVCIGQIVLMKNQKKCFTIDDPGYEPEVVAMHPSGGTAAVGGADGNVRLYSIQGTTLKHEEKLLEAKGPVTDLAYSHDGAFLAVCDASKVVTVFSVADGYSEYNVFYGHHAKIVCIAWSPDNEHFASGGMDMMVYVWTLSDPETRVKIQDAHRLHHVSSLAWLDEHTLVTTSHDASVKEWTISY, encoded by the exons GATCATAGCCGATTTGTCAACTGTGTGAGGTTCTCTCCAGATGGGAATAAATTTGCCACAGCAAGTGCAGATGGCCAG ATTTATATCTATGATGGAAAAACAGGAGAGAAAGTTTGTGCATTAGGAGGAAGCAAGGCTCACGATGGAGGAATTTATGCT ATTAGCTGGAGCCCTGACAGCAGCCATTTGCTTTCTGCTTCTGGAGACAAAACTGCAAAAGTTTGGGACATTGGCGCTAACTCCGTGGTTAATACATTTAACATGGGCTCAAACGTGTTGGATCAGCAGCTGGGATGCTTGTGGCAGAAGGACCACTTGATAAGTGTTTCCCTCTCGGGATATATCAATTACCTGGACAAAAACAACCCTAATAAGCCACTCCGAGTTATCAAG GGCCACAGTAAATCAATCCAGTGTTTGACGGTTCATAAAAATGATGGTAAATCATACATCTATTCTGGGAGCCACGATGGACACATTA ATTATTGGGATTCTGAGACTGGGGAGAACGATTCCTTTGCTGGGAAAGGACACACCAATCAGGTATCCAGAATGACTGTGGATGAGGCCGATCAACTGGTCAGCTGCAGCATGGATGATACAGTGCGTTATACTAATCTTATCCAAAGGGACTACAG CGGACAGAGTGTAGTAAAACTGGATATTCAACCAAAATGTGTAGCTGTTGGGCCTGGAGGCTATGCAGTAGTTGTATGCATTGGACAG ATTGTCTTAATGAAGAATCAGAAGAAGTGCTTTACTATTGATGATCCTGGCTATGAACCTGAAGTCGTTGCCATGCATCCATCCGGAGGGACTGCGGCTGTGGGAGGAGCA GATGGGAATGTCCGTCTGTACTCAATCCAAGGAACGACGTTGAAACACGAAGAGAAACTCCTGGAGGCCAAGGGCCCAGTGACGGACCTGGCCTACTCCCACGATGGTGCTTTCCTTGCTGTCTGCGATGCCAGCAAAGTGGTCACGGTGTTCAGTGTGGCTGACGGCTACTCG GAGTACAACGTTTTTTATGGACATCATGCAAAAATCGTCTGCATCGCATGGTCACCAGACAATGAACATTTTGCTTCAGGGGGCATGGACATGATGGTCTATGTTTGGACCCTGAGTGACCCAGAAACTAGAGTCAAGATCCAAG ATGCCCATAGGTTACATCACGTCAGCAGTTTGGCCTGGTTGGACGAACACACGCTGGTCACAACCTCCCACGACGCCTCTGTCAAAGAGTGGACAATCTCCTACTAG